The genomic stretch AATATTTATTCCATGTACGAAGACCTGCTTCTACATGCCCTACAGGAATTTGGTTATAAAACGCTGCTAGTCCCGCAATAAATGTTGTTGTTGTATCTCCATGAACCAACACAATATCTGGCTTTACTTTTTGCATTACATCGTTTAAACCTTCTAATCCCCTAGTTGTTACATCCATTAATGTTTGACGGTCTTTCATAATGTTTAAGTCATAATCTGGTTCAATATTAAAGATGGATAGCACTTGATCAAGCATTTGACGATGCTGAGCAGTAACAGTCACAATTGCTTCAAATTCCTCGGGACGTTTCTTTAGCTCAAGAACAAGTGGTGCCATTTTAATAGCTTCCGGTCTAGTACCAAATATCGTCATTACTTTAATTGGTTGCTTCATTATTTATCACCCGTATCTGAGAAATTATTTTGTGCCGAATAAACGGTCTCCCGCATCTCCTAAACCTGGAACAATGTAACCATGGTCATTTAATTTTTCGTCTAAAGCTGCGATATAAATATCAACATCTGGGTGCGCTTCTTTTACAATTTCTACTCCCTCTGGAGCAGCAATTAAGCACATAAATTTAATGTTTTTTGCACCGCGCTTTTTCAACGAATTGATTGCTTCAACTGCTGAACCACCTGTTGCAAGCATTGGGTCTACAACAATAAAATCACGCTCTTCTACATCATTTGGTAATTTTACATAGTATTCAACTGGTTGCAGTGTTTCTGGATCACGGTATAGGCCAACATGCCCTACTTTTGCTGCAGGCATTAGTTTTAAGAAACCGTCAACCATTCCGATACCTGCACGTAAAATCGGTACAATTCCTAACTTTTTACCAGCAATTACTTTAGAAGTTGTTCTACATACTGGTGTATCAATTTCTACATCTTGTAAAGGTAGATCACGAGTTGCTTCGAACGCCATTAAGCTCGCTACTTCATCTACTAGCTCACGAAATTCTTTTGTTCCCGTCTTTACATCACGTATGTATGTTAATTTGTGTTGAATAAGAGGATGATCGAATACGTATACTTTGCCCATTAAAATCTCTCCTTTGAATTTAAAAATGTCCACATTGAAATACCATTCAAGCCCTTGAATGGTACCTACTTTAAAAAAAACGATAACGTTAACATAACTTAAGCATTGCATCTATTTTACAGAAAATTATTTTTGAGTTCAAGCTTAATCCAAAAATAGATATTTTTCTATAACAATTTTGTAACCATATTATTCACCTTTAAACGTTGATACAAAAAGAAAAGTTGGGTAACTTCCCAACTTTTCTTTTTGTATTTTACTATTTATCTTATATAGATTATAGAGATGCATACATTTCAAATTTACTTGTTAATGCTTCTACACGAGCTGTTGCTTCTGCTAACTTTTCTTCATTATCAATGTTTTTTAATGTTAAGCCAATGATAGCAGCGATTTCATCCATTTCTTCAGCACCAAATCCGCGAGTCGTCACAGCAGCTGTTCCAATACGAATTCCACTTGTTACAAATGGACTTTGTTGGTCGTAAGGAATTGTGTTTTTATTCGTTGTAATTCCAACTTCATCTAACGCTTTTTCAGCCACTTTACCTGTTAGTCCCATTGAGCTTACATCGATTAAAACAAGATGATTATCTGTACCACCAGAAACTAATGTAAAACCTTCTTTTGTTAGGCCTTCAGCTAAGCGATTTGCATTATCAATGATGTTTTGTGCATATTGCTTAAATTCTTCTTGTAACGCTTCACCAAATGCTACTGCTTTAGCAGCAATAACGTGCATTAATGGCCCACCTTGAATTCCAGGGAAGATTGATTTATCAATTGCTTTTGCAAATTCTTCTTTACATAAAATCATTCCACCACGCGGTCCGCGTAATGTTTTATGCGTAGTTGTTGTAACGAAATGAGCATGTGGAACTGGATTCGGATGAAGGCCTGCTGCTACAAGTCCAGCGATATGAGCCATATCTACCATTAAATATGCTCCCACTTCATCTGCAATTTCACGGAATTTTTTAAAGTCAATTTCACGAGGATACGCACTAGCACCAGCAACAATCAACTTCGGCTTATGAGTACGTGCTTTTTCCAATACATCTTCATAGTTAATACGATGTGTTTCTGCGTCTACACCATATTCAATGAAATTGTACTGCACGCCGCTAAAGTTTACTGGACTACCATGCGTTAAATGTCCACCGTGAGATAAGTTCATACCAAGAACTGTATCTCCTGTCTCTAAAATTGTAAAGTACACAGCCATGTTTGCTTGAGCACCTGAGTGAGGTTGAACATTCACATGTTCTGCACCAAAGATTTCTTTTGCACGGTCACGAGCTAAATCTTCTACTACGTCTACGTGTTCACAGCCACCATAATAACGCTTAGCTGGATAACCTTCTGCATATTTATTTGTAAGTACAGAACCTTGAGCTTCCATTACTGCCGTTGTTACGAAGTTCTCTGATGCAATTAACTCAATTTTTGTACGTTGACGACCTAATTCATCTTGAATTGCATTATAGACTGCTGGATCTTGCTGCACTAACTTTTTCTCCATCGAAATCCTCTCCTCGTTTCGTTTCGTATGAACAATGTTCGTTTTTTATTAATTCATCTACATTGTAACATGGTTTATTTAGAATAAAAAACAAAAAATGTGCATTATATTAATATATTTATTTACAATCGTTCGTAAATGGCTCTTGGTCCACCAATTAATTTTGGTCGAGTATAAGCAATAGTCATGTGCGCTTGACCAATTTGCTTCAAAGAACACCTAACAGGAACAGCCACATGCTTTAAGTGCATACCAATGAATGTATCTCCAATATCAATGCCTGCATCAGCTTTAATGAATTCAACAATAACAGGATCCTTGAAATGATGATATGCATAAGTGGCCATCGCTCCACCTGCTTTTCGAACAGGTACAACGGTTACCAGGTCTAAACTTTGCTTCAACGCTACTTCTCTTTCTACCACTAGCGCTCGATTTAAATGTTCACAGCATTGAAACGCTAAATAGATGCCTTTGTTCTCTGCAAATTCTTCAAGCTTACCATAGATTACCTCTGCTGCTTCTTCGGTTCCCGATGTTCCGATTCGCTCTCCAACTACTTCACTTGTACTGCAACCAACTACAAATAAACTATGTTGCGGAAGTTTTACCTGATTTGAAAAGTCTGCTAGCACCACTTCTAGTTCTTGGCCCCAATCTTGAGCATTAGACATTCTAAAGCGCCTCCTTTACATCATTTACTCTTCATATGCTTTAATTTTGTTTACACGATTTTCGTGACGTCCACCTTCAAAACTCGTCGTCAACCATATTTTAGCAATATCTCTAGCTAAACCTGGGCCAATCACCCGTTCACCCATAGCTAGTACATTTGTATCATTATGTTCTCTAGTCGCTTTAGCACTAAACGTATCGTGGACAAGTGCACAACGAACACCTTTTACTTTATTAGCAGCAATGCTCATTCCAATTCCTGTTCCACAAATTAGAATTCCTTTGTCAACTTCTCCACCTGCTACTTTTTCAGCAACTGGAATTGCATAGTCTGGATAGTCTACTGAATCGCTGCATTCACAACCGAAATCAATATACTCAATGTTTAGTTCCTCCATTAATTGCATAATTTCTTTCCTAATATTTATACCGCCATGATCTGATGCAATTGCTACTTTCATAATGAATCCTCCCTATAGACTGTTAAAGGTATTTTTTAAAACTACCATTTTTAATTTTCTAATTTTTTAACTGCTCGATTAATAAGCTGCTGTATTTCCTCAAATGTCATTTGATAAACAGATAAATTGCCTCCGTAAGGATCGGCAACGTCTCCATTTTCACCTACAAATTCTTTTAGCGTAAACAGTTTATCTAGCGTATCAGGAGCTTGACTTGCTAGCATCTGCTTATGACTACTCGTCATGGTAAAGATATGAGTTGCCCAATCTAACATCTCTCTTGTTATACTAGATGATGTATGTGATGCATCAATACCTTGCTGTGCTAAAACAGCTGCTGCGTGCGTGGAAATCGGTTGGCCGTCCATTGCAAATAAACCCGCTGATTTCACTTCCATCTCATGCTTTTTTTGGTTCCTTAACCAAGCTGCTGCCATAGGGCTTCGACATGTATTTCCTGTACAAACAAATAAGACTTTTTTCAATCTAAAATCTCTCCTTATTTTACTACTAATAAACCCTTTCTACATTGCCTTTATTTTATCCTTAATATATAGAAGAGTTCAACACCCATGACCTATGATACTTTTCATTAAATGTAAGCACAAAAAAGCAAGCTCTATGTGAATTGAGCTTGCTTCTATAGGATACTGAATTAGTAAACTATTTATAATTGAAAAAGAAGCTTGATTCCAAATGCAAGGAGGATGCTTCCACCTAACGCTTCACTGTATGAACCTAGCCAGCCTTGAACACGCCTTCCAAGCAAAAGGCCTAACCATGTTAAAAGCATACTTACTACGCCAAAAATCATAATTGTTAAAAATGTTCGTGCTCCAAAGATTCCAAGGCTTAAGCCCACGGAAAAGCTATCTAAGCTAACACTTAATGCAAAGATAATTAATCCCCATCCTACTGGTTTAATAAACGGTTCCTCGTCACGCTTGAAGGATGAGTAAATCATTTGGATTCCTAATATGAGTAATAACACGCCTCCACCATATGTAGCCAACATTCCCAGCTTATCAGACAACAACTTTCCAATAAACATACCCAAAAGCGGCATCCATATATGGAAAAGACCTATTATTACTCCAATGTAGAAAATTTGGCGAAAGCGTAAACGGACTAGACCCATACCGAGTCCGACCGAAAAGGCGTCCATTCCTAACGCAAATGCCATAATAACTAATGTAATCAGTTCACTAATCAATCCTGAAATATCCATCTTCAACCTCCTCGGACGTGCCTATTTCACCTTATGCACGCACGAAATGGTTTAGAAGATGAATCTAAAATTATTGAACAATAAACTGATGACCAGCCGCTTTTACTAACCGATTCATTAAAGCTTGACCTACTCCATGTTCAGGGAAGCTCTCACTTAAAATAATATCTACGTCATAGTCATTAAAGGAACGTAAAACATGATAGAGTTCACTTGCGACCGTCTCTAACTTACTTCGATAGCCGCAAGTTAAAATCTGATTTGCATGATAAAAGTCTTGATGTTCATGCGTTGTTAAAACTCCAACTTTCTTTCCTTGTTTTTGAAAATATTCAACTTGCTTCTGCAAAAATTCCTTTGAACCCTTTACAATGATGAGCGGCGCGTTAGGAGCATAGTGGGTATACTTCATCCCAGGGGATTTCGGCGCTTCCTTCTCATCTTTAAGAGCTTGGTCTACCCTTACTTCTCCAATTAAAGCTTCTAATTGTTCTTTTGTAACGCCACCAGGTCGTAAAATCACTGGAATATCTTCTGTACAGTCTAAAACAGTAGATTCTAGACCCACTCCTGTCACTCCCCCATCGACAATTCCACTAATTCTACCTTCTAAATCGCTCACAACATGCTGAGCGCTTGTTGGACTGGGCTTTCCCGATAGATTTG from Bacillus sp. 1780r2a1 encodes the following:
- a CDS encoding manganese efflux pump MntP family protein, whose protein sequence is MDISGLISELITLVIMAFALGMDAFSVGLGMGLVRLRFRQIFYIGVIIGLFHIWMPLLGMFIGKLLSDKLGMLATYGGGVLLLILGIQMIYSSFKRDEEPFIKPVGWGLIIFALSVSLDSFSVGLSLGIFGARTFLTIMIFGVVSMLLTWLGLLLGRRVQGWLGSYSEALGGSILLAFGIKLLFQL
- a CDS encoding L-threonylcarbamoyladenylate synthase, giving the protein MNTKIWSVDKEMKEHDSYPQIEKAASLLRNQEVVAFPTETVYGLGADATSEEAVDKIFKAKGRPSDNPLIVHIGDMKQLDRIVTEVSETARKIMNAFWPGPITLIFPKKGFVAENVTAGLDSVAVRMPSHPVALALLKKANVPVAAPSANLSGKPSPTSAQHVVSDLEGRISGIVDGGVTGVGLESTVLDCTEDIPVILRPGGVTKEQLEALIGEVRVDQALKDEKEAPKSPGMKYTHYAPNAPLIIVKGSKEFLQKQVEYFQKQGKKVGVLTTHEHQDFYHANQILTCGYRSKLETVASELYHVLRSFNDYDVDIILSESFPEHGVGQALMNRLVKAAGHQFIVQ
- the upp gene encoding uracil phosphoribosyltransferase gives rise to the protein MGKVYVFDHPLIQHKLTYIRDVKTGTKEFRELVDEVASLMAFEATRDLPLQDVEIDTPVCRTTSKVIAGKKLGIVPILRAGIGMVDGFLKLMPAAKVGHVGLYRDPETLQPVEYYVKLPNDVEERDFIVVDPMLATGGSAVEAINSLKKRGAKNIKFMCLIAAPEGVEIVKEAHPDVDIYIAALDEKLNDHGYIVPGLGDAGDRLFGTK
- a CDS encoding serine hydroxymethyltransferase yields the protein MEKKLVQQDPAVYNAIQDELGRQRTKIELIASENFVTTAVMEAQGSVLTNKYAEGYPAKRYYGGCEHVDVVEDLARDRAKEIFGAEHVNVQPHSGAQANMAVYFTILETGDTVLGMNLSHGGHLTHGSPVNFSGVQYNFIEYGVDAETHRINYEDVLEKARTHKPKLIVAGASAYPREIDFKKFREIADEVGAYLMVDMAHIAGLVAAGLHPNPVPHAHFVTTTTHKTLRGPRGGMILCKEEFAKAIDKSIFPGIQGGPLMHVIAAKAVAFGEALQEEFKQYAQNIIDNANRLAEGLTKEGFTLVSGGTDNHLVLIDVSSMGLTGKVAEKALDEVGITTNKNTIPYDQQSPFVTSGIRIGTAAVTTRGFGAEEMDEIAAIIGLTLKNIDNEEKLAEATARVEALTSKFEMYASL
- a CDS encoding TIGR01440 family protein translates to MSNAQDWGQELEVVLADFSNQVKLPQHSLFVVGCSTSEVVGERIGTSGTEEAAEVIYGKLEEFAENKGIYLAFQCCEHLNRALVVEREVALKQSLDLVTVVPVRKAGGAMATYAYHHFKDPVIVEFIKADAGIDIGDTFIGMHLKHVAVPVRCSLKQIGQAHMTIAYTRPKLIGGPRAIYERL
- the rpiB gene encoding ribose 5-phosphate isomerase B, whose protein sequence is MKVAIASDHGGINIRKEIMQLMEELNIEYIDFGCECSDSVDYPDYAIPVAEKVAGGEVDKGILICGTGIGMSIAANKVKGVRCALVHDTFSAKATREHNDTNVLAMGERVIGPGLARDIAKIWLTTSFEGGRHENRVNKIKAYEE
- a CDS encoding low molecular weight protein arginine phosphatase; translated protein: MKKVLFVCTGNTCRSPMAAAWLRNQKKHEMEVKSAGLFAMDGQPISTHAAAVLAQQGIDASHTSSSITREMLDWATHIFTMTSSHKQMLASQAPDTLDKLFTLKEFVGENGDVADPYGGNLSVYQMTFEEIQQLINRAVKKLEN